The stretch of DNA CGCGTAGAGTCCGGCGTTCGCGCGAGACGCTGTCGTCGGTGCGGACGCCGAGGCCGCTGATCTGGTCGTCGAGGCGGATGTCGATCCGGTAGAGTGCGGGCGCACCGTTCGATGGCAGGCGGTCGCGCAGGGCGGTGGCCATCAGCCAGCCGTTCTTGCCCGCGATCGGCGCGATCTCGACCTGGCCGAGCGCACCCGCAACCGGACCGCTGCTGCCGCCTGCGTAGAGCGGATGCAGACCGCAGCCGGACAGCGTTACCGATAGCACGAGTGCACCGGCGAGGATCGCAAGCCGCTTCATGCGACGATGTTCACGAGACGGTCGGGCACGACGATCACTTTCCGGGGCGGATTGCCCTCGAGCAGGCGGACGATCTTCTCGGAGGCTAGCGCGGCGGCTTCGACCTCATCCTTCGGCGCGCCCTTGGCGAAGACGAGCGTGTCGCGCAGCTTGCCGTTGACCTGCACCGCGATCGTGACTTCGTCGTCGACCAGCATCGCGGGATCGACGATCGGCCACGCGGCATCGGCGATCAGGCCGTCATTGCCCGCGGTCGCCCAGGCTTCCTCGGCGACGTGCGGGACCATCGGGCTGACGAGCAGCAGCAACGTGCGGACTCCCTGTTCGCGGTCGGCGGAGGGCGGTGCCTTCTCGATCGCGGTGCACAAGGAATAGAGCCGCGCGACTGCCTTGTTGAACTGCAAGGCGTTGATATCGCTCTCGATACCGACGGTCGTCCGGTGGCAGAGTTTGCGCAGCGCGACGTCGTCGCCCTCGGCCTTGGCGGCATCGTCGGACTCGATCAGCCGCCAGAGCCGCTGGACGAACCGCCAGGCGCCTTCGATGCCGGATTCGCTCCACGGGAGATCGCGCTCGGGGGGCGAGTCGGAGAGCACGAACCACCGGACCGCGTCGGCGCCATATTGGTCGACGATCGGCTCGGGATCGACGGTGTTCTTCTTCGACTTCGACATCTTCGTCACGCGACCGACCGTCACAGGGCCTCCGGTCGCGATCTCGATATACCCTGCATCGATCTTGCGGACCTCGTCGGGAGACAGCCACTTCGTCTTCACCGGCGCGTCGCTCGAATCGTCCTCGTCGGTGTCGATCTCCGGCTGCGTGTCGCCGGCGTCGCCTCGACTATACGTCTCGTGCGTCACCATGCCTTGCGTGAACAGTCCCGCGAACGGCTCGGCGATGTCGAGCATGCCGATATGCTTCAGCGCGCGCGTCCAGAAGCGTGCGTAGAGCAGGTGCAGGATCGCGTGCTCGACGCCGCCGATATACTGGTTGACCGGCAGCCACTTCTCCGCGCCCGCCCGGTCGAACGGTTTCGCGTCAGGCTGGCTGGCGAAGCGAATGAAATACCACGACGAATCGACGAACGTGTCGAGCGTGTCGGTCTCGCGCCGCGCATCGCCGCCGCAGGACGGGCAGGGCACGTGCTTCCACGTCGGATGGCGATCGAGCGGGTTGCCGGGGATGTCGAACGAGACGTCCTCGGGCAGCACGATCGGCAATTGGTCCTTGGGCACCGGCACCGCCCCGCACGCGTCGCAGTGGATGATCGGGATCGGCGTGCCCCAATACCGCTGGCGGCTGACGCCCCAGTCGCGCAGGCGGAACACGGTCGTGCCCTTGCCCCAGCCTTCGCCCTCGGCGCGCTCGATCACGGTGCGCTTGGCGTCCTCGATGTCCATGCCGTCGAGGAAGTGCGAGTTCACCAGGCTGCCGGCGCCGGTCCAGGCGGTGTCGCCGACGAACACCGGGGCCTCGTCATCGCCTTCGCTGACGACGCGCTTGACAGGCAGGTCGTATTTGCGTGCGAAATCGAGATCGCGCTGGTCGTGCGCAGGCACGCCGAACACCGCGCCGGTGCCGTATTCCATCAGCACGAAGTTCGCGATGTAAACGGGGAGGTGCCACGTCTTGTCGAGCGGATGCACCGCACGAATGCCGGTGTCGAAGCCGAGCTTTTCCTGCGTGTCGAGTTCCGCTGCGGTGGTGCCGCCGCGCTTGCAGAGTTCGATGAACGCGGCGGCGTCCGGGTTCGTCTCGGCGATGGCGCGCGCGATCGGGTGATCGGCGGCGACCGCGACGAAGCTGGAGCCGAACATCGTGTCGGGGCGGGTGGTGAAGACCTCGACCGACTCTATTCCCCTTCCGCTTGCGGGAGGGGTTAGGGGAGGGGAGGCGCCCCCAATCGCTACCGTCGCGTTCGTGTCAGGCCCTCCCCCGACCCCTCCCGCGAGCGGGAAGGGAGCAGTGAGCTGGAACTTGAACTGCAGGCCCTGGCTGCGGCCGATCCAGTTTTCCTGCATCAGCTTGACCTTGTCTGGCCAATGCTCGAGCGCGCCGAGGCCGTCCACCAGCTCGTCGGCGAAGTCGGTGATCTTCAGGAACCACTGCGACAGTTTCCGACGCTCGACCAGCGCGCCGGAACGCCAGCCGCGACCGTCGATCACCTGCTCGTTGGCGAGCACGGTCATGTCGACCGGGTCCCAGTTTACTGCCGATTCCTTGCGGTAGACCAAGCCTGCCGCGAACAGATCCAGGAACAGCGCCTGCTCATGCCCGTAATATTCGGGCTCGCAGGTCGCGAGTTCGCGCGTCCAATCGAGCGCGAAGCCCAGGCGCTTCAGCTGCGCCTTCATCGTCGCGATGTTGGCGCGCGTCCAATTGCCCGGATGCACGCCCTTTTCCATCGCCGCATTCTCGGCGGGCATGCCGAACGCGTCCCAGCCCATCGGATGGAGCACTTCCATGCCCTTCATCCGACGGAAACGCGCGAGCACGTCGCCCATCGTGTAGTTCCGGACATGCCCCATGTGGATGCGCCCCGACGGATAGGGGAACATCTCGAGCACGTACGAACGCGGCTTGGTCGACAGATCGTCAGCGGCGAACGTCTTGCGCTCGTCCCAGACCTTCTGCCACGCCGCGTCCGCCTTCAACGCATTGAAACGCGACGCCATTATTTCGTCCTCAGCCCGCGATCGAGGCGCGGCGCAGGTCGCGGGCCTTGGTCAGGATGATGTCTTCGAGCTTCTGCGTGGTCGCGGCCTGGACCGGCGACGAGACCCACTGGCCGTTGCGGTTGACTTCGCGGAGGGCGGCGACGCGCAGCGCATCGGCCCGCAGGTCCTGATCGAGGATCGACACGGTGACCTTCATGCGCTCTGTCGGGGTCTGCGGGTTGGTGTACCAGTCGGTCACGATCACGCCGCCGTTGGAATCGGTCTGGAGCAGCGGCATGAAGCCGAGCGTGTCGAGGCTCGCGCGCCACAGATAGCTGTTCACGCCGATCGTCGTGATCTTCGACGCGGCGAGATCCGCCTTGGGACGCGCCGATCCGCCGCCGCAAGCGACGAGAGGCAGGGCAAACAGCACGACTGCGATACGCGAGCGGCGGAACATGGGCATCATCCTGGCAAGAAAATCTGCGTTTGCTCTACAGGCGAGCCCGCGCGCCCGCAAGCAGACGCCCGCATGCGAGAGCGCGCCGTATAGAGCGCCCGTCGAATATCGCGGCGAGGCGCATCAGCGAGCGCCTTCAGCGTATGATTGGGGCCGATCCGGTAGCGCTATCGCGGTGACATGTGTGCTGATTGCAACACTGTCCGACAATTCGGCGACCAGGGGTGAGATTGGTCGGCTCTGCGGCCTTTGCTCGGGATCAATTCATGTTAGATGCTGTTTAACAGGATCCGAATACGGGATTCGAAGGACAGATTCGTTGTGATGACGCGTGGGGGAATATTCGGGGTGGTTGCCGGGGCGCTTGTCGCCACCGCTGCGATCGTCGCGCCCGCCTTCGGTGCCAGCGAACAGCCTGCCCGGATCGGCAAGCAGAATGTCGCCGCGGTACGCGGTATCGGTTCGTTCACCCCGGCTGCCGCCGATCCCCGCCTTGCCGCGATGTTCGCGCGCGGCGGTTTCGATGCGCGCAGCTTCCGCTTTACGCCAGCCGAAACGCGGCAGGACAATCGCGCAGTGACCGTCGCTGTCCGTGCGCAGACCAACCGCGGTATCGCCAACACGGCCAGCCTGGCCTCGACGACGCCGACCGTCGGCATCGCGCCGATCGCCTACAACCTCGGCATGTCGGTCGGCTGGAAGCGGTTCGCGATCTCCGGCGACGTGAACAAGCTCGATCTCGGCGCGATGCCGGGCAGCCGTGAAGCGGCCGATCTGGCAGTAAGCTATAGTGCAAAGCGGTTCAGCGGCACGGTGAAGGCCGCGGCGGATCGTCCGCTGTCGAATGCACCGCACCTCGTCGAGGACGCGCCGAGCTATTCGGTCGATTTGGGCGGATCGTACGCCTTGACGCGTAGTCTCGCCGTGACGGCCGGCGTGCGGTACCGGTCGGACCGCGAGCGCTTCGTGAAGGTCGATGACGACCGCCGCGACAGCCAAGCCGTGTATCTGGGCACTGCCTTCCGCTTCTAAGCGTTCGATGGAGCGATGCTCTTCGGTGATCCAGACGCATCGCGGCTAACGGTTTTAGTAACACCCAATTCCCGTCATCCTGACGAAAGTCAGAATCCAGGGTCATGAGACGCAGCGATCGGTTACTCTGGGTCCTGACGTTCGTCAGGACGACGGCGCGTTGTGGGCAGCCAAGCATCGATTGCGGCCCAGCCGTGGAAGCCGAAACGGCGGATTTGCCGCCACCGTGACTCGTTCATCCCGCCTAGCGCTATCATCGGTATGCCGAGGCCTCGTCCGATCCGCATGGCCTGCGCCGGACCGATTCCGACTGCCCCGTCATGCGATCGGGTGGCGTGAATCGGGGATACGAACAGGGCATCAGCCTCTTCGCGCTTGCCGGCCAAGGCCTCGCGTCTCGAATGCGCTGGCCAGGTTCTGATCCCGTCGGTCCGGGCCCGACCGTGCACGCCGTCGGCTGTGATCGTGGATTTGCCGGCCACCACCACGACCAACCGGCGCGCTTGTGCGATGCGCTTGACCCGCCGCAGTAAAGCCCGTCGTTCCGGCTCGGGTGTCGCGTAATGTCGAAACACGACGCCTGATCCAGGCGGCAATCGCGTCAGGGCACGCCACAACGCGCTGCCCATCCGCTCGTCCGTCATCAGCCAGCGCGCGGGAATGGGGTTACGACGAGCCACGCCGCTGCCTATAGCGCGCCGCATGATTGCTGACGACACCACCAAATTGCAGGCCATCCGCAGCCGGATCGCCAAGGCCGCCGAAATCGCCGATCGCCGCGTTACCGACGTGACGCTGATCGCGGTCTCCAAGACGCATCCGGTCGAGGCGATCGAGCCGTTGCTCGTCGAAGGCCAACGCGTGTTCGGCGAGAATCGCGTGCAGGAAGCGTCCGAGAAATGGCCGGCGTTGCGCGAGGAATATCCCGACGTCGAACTGCACCTGATCGGCCAGCTCCAGTCCAACAAGGCGGCGGAAGCGGTGGCGTTGTTCGACTGCATCCACGCGGTCGATCGTCCCTCGCTGGTGACTGCACTCGGGAAGGCGATGGCCGCGAGCGATCGTCGCCCGGACTGCTTCCTCCAGGTCAATATCGGCGACGAACCGCAAAAGGGGGGCTGCGCGATCGCGGACCTGCCCGCGCTGGTGGAACAGGCGCGTGCCGCCGGTTTGCCGATCGCCGGGCTGATGTGCCTGCCGCCTGCGGACGTCGAGCCGGCGCCGTATTTCGCGCTGCTCGCCAAGCTCGCGCGCGATCATGGGCTGACCGGGCTGAGCATGGGGATGTCCGACGATTTCGAGACCGCGGTGACGATCGGGGCGACTCACGTTCGGATCGGCAGCGCGTTGTTCGGCGCGCGGGGTGTCGCAGCATGAGCATTTCGGTACGGTTCGACGCTCTGCTGTTCGACTTCGATGGCGTGTTGATCGACAGCGAAGCCGTCGGCAACCGCCACATAGCGGAATGGCTGACGGCGGCCGGTCACCCGACGACCGCCGAAGATTCGATGGCGAATTTCATGGGGCTCGCCGGGCCGCAGTTCATCGACGCGGTCGAACGCTGGATCGATCGGCCGCTCACCGACGACTTCTACGCGGCGCGCAAAGCCGAGGACGAGCGCGTGATGGCGGCCGGCGTCGACGCGATCGAGGGCGCGGTGGCGTTCGTCCGCTCGCTTCCTGCCGACCTGCCCAAGGCGATCGTTTCTTCGAGCCCGGTCTCGTGGATCGCGCGGCATCTGGAGCATATCGGGCTGCGCGATGCGTTCGGCGACCATCTTTATAGTGGGCGCGAACACGTCACCAACGGCAAGCCTGCGCCGGATCTGTACCTGTTTGGCGCGCGGCAACTTGGGGTGGATATTGCGCGGACTGCGATTCTTGAAGATTCGCCGGTGGGTGCGACCGGGGCTGTGGCCTCGGGAGGTTATGTCATCGGGTTGTCTGCGGGGTCGCATTGCAATGCCGAGCACGGGGCGCGGCTGAAGGCTATCGGTGTGGATGCGCTGGCGGAGAGTTTCGAGGACGTGGCGCGGTTGCTCGCTTAGGCGGGGATACATCCACTTTGTCTATTCCGAAAAGTACAGGCTCCCCTCCCTGAAAGGGAGGGGCGGGGGTGGGTAGGGTTCCGTATTACTGTACCGTCGCGGCCAAAGCTGGCCTACCCACCCCCGACCCCTCCCTTTCAGGGAGGGGGGAAGTCGTGGACATTTCGATGCTGGCCCCCGCACTCGCCGGTGGTGGTCAGCCCCGCTTCCGCCGCCAGATCGCGCCGATCCCTGCGACCAGGTCATACGGGATTGCCGCGGCCTCGCGCGTTCGCATCTTGAGTTGGTACCGCCGGCTGCCGCCATGCGGGACGTGGATCGCGCTCGCGGGCATGCCGAGCATCGCGAACAGCATGCGGATGCGCGGCTGGTGATAGCCGTCGGTGCAGATCATGCATTGCGCATACTTGCCCGCGCGGGCGAACGCGGTCGCCGCGACGACGCTTTGCAACGTATCCACGCTGGCCTCGTCGAGATGGATCCGCGAACGATCGACCGTTTCCGCCAGCACTTCGGCCATGACCGATGCTTCCGAAGGTCCATGCGTACCCTTCGCACCCGAGCAGAACAGGTCTGCATCGACGTAGCGCGCTGCCGCCGCGGCGGCGAACGCGATGCGGCGGGCGAGAGTCGGGCTCGGGCTGCCATCGGGACGAACGGCCGCGCCGAACACCACGATCAGGCGGCGCGAGGGTGGTGGGGAAGGTGAAATGTCGGTCAGAACTGATGCCCCGTGCGATCGCGCTTGGTCGCGAGATACTGCGCATTGTGCGGATTGGAGGGCAAGAAGTGCGGGACGCGTTCGATCACCGTCACGCCTGCCGCTTCGAGTCCCGCGACCTTGGCGGGGTTGTTGGTCAGCAACCGCACCTCGCGCTGGCCGAGCAGAGTCAGCATCCGTGCCGCCACGCCGAAATCGCGCGCATCGACCGCGAAGCCGAGCCGGGTGTTCGCATCGACCGTGTCGAAACCCTGATCCTGCAAAGCGTACGCGCGCAGCTTGTTGACCAGGCCGATCCCGCGTCCCTCCTGCCGCAGATACAGCAGGATGCCCCAGCCGCTATGCCGGATCGCGTGGATCGCGGCGTGCAACTGCGGCCCGCAGTCGCATTTGAGGCTGCCGAGCACGTCGCCCGTCAGGCACTCGCTGTGCAATCGGACCAGCGGCGGCTGACCGTTGGGTTGGCCGATCAGCAACGCGATGTGCTCGTCCGCGCTTTCGGGGCTGCGGAATGCGACGATCTCGGCGTCCTCCGCGCCCTCGACCGGAAGGCGCGCGCGCGTAGCCAGCGTCAGGCGGTTCGCGTCCTCATGGGCGTCGATGTCGGCGGTGGTTATGCCGACTTCGGGTTCGCCGGTGCCGAGGAAGAAGGCGGGTAGCAGTCCGGCAATTCGCGCGAGGCGTAACGCGGCGGCGGCCGCTTCGGGATCGGTCACCGGGAGCGTGCGGAACGGACCCTTGAGCGGAGTCGCCAGGTCGAATTGCGGGTCGGCCAGCGCGGTCGCGGCGGCGAAGTCGATCCAGGGCGCGCGATCGACTAGTACGGGTTCGGTGGGGTCCGCCGCCGCGAGCTGGTTCGCGAGCTTCAACGTTACCGCGCGGCCCGACGAGATCAGCACGCCGCCGTTCGCTTCGGGATCGAACGCTGCCAACCGTTCCGCATCCGCCGTCTCGACCGCGAGCAGCACGAGCCCGTCGATCGCGATCGGCCAGCCACGTCTCAGTGCATCGACCGCGCGGGCGGCGGCGCGGGGATTGGTCAAAACGCGAACTCGGTCATGATCGGGACGTGGTCGGATGGCTTCAGCCAGCTTCGGCAGCGTTCATAGACATGGTGCGACACCGCCGCTTCGGCAGCCGCACCGGTCGCCCACATGTGATCGAGCCTTCGCCCACGGTCCGATGCGGCCCAATCCTTGGCGCGGTAGCTCCACCAGGTGAACAGGCGGGCGGGGGCAGGGTGGAAGCGACGGCCGAGATCAACCCAGTCGCCGGCCGCTTGCAATTTGCCGAGCGCCTCGACCTCGATGGGGGTGTGGCTGACGACGTCGAGCAACTGCTTGTGGCTCCAGACGTCCGATTCGAGCGGGGCGATGTTGAAGTCGCCGACCAGGATGGTGGGGCCGGGGAGGGTTTCGGACCACGTCGTCATGCGGTCGATGAAGTCCAGCTTCTGGCCGAATTTGGGATTTACCTCGCGGTCGGGGACGTCGCCGCCGGCCGGGACGTAGACGTTTTCGAGCCGTACGCCGTTCTCGAGGCGGACGCCGATGTGACGCGCCTCGCTGTTCGCCTGCCAGTCGAATCGGTCGTCCTCGACGATCGGGACTCGGCTCAGGATCGCGACGCCGTGATGCATGCGTTGGCCGTGCAGGACGATGTGTTCGTAGCCGAGCGCGCGGAACGCCTCCAACGGGAAGTCGCCGTCGATGACCTTGGTCTCTTGCAAGCACAGGATGTCGGGCTGCTCGTCGCGCAGAAACTGTTCGACGATGGCGATCCGGAAACGGACCGAGTTGATGTTCCAGGAGACGATCTTCACCGCCGCGATGTAGCGTTGCGGGGGGGTGGGGACAAGGAAGCGTCTGAGGCGCGACAGTCTCCCATCCCTGAAAGGGAGGGGCAGGGGGTGGGTCGGCTTCCACGAGTTCTGACCGTCGTGTTGGGAACTGTCTTGACGAAGGTAGAAGGCGCCACGGGCAAAGCCCATGTCGTCGACCGAGCTGAAGCTCGTCGGCCGCGCTTGAGCGAGTTAGGCAAATTCATTTGCCTGCCGCTCTACGCGAATGACCCCCGCTCCGGGGGCATGGAGCGAGGGCCGACTCAGCGTTCGTCACGCAGGCGAGAGGTGAGGAAACCATCCGGGCAACAGGGGGAAAAATCCCGAATGCCCCACATCCGCGAGCCACTCTCTAGTGGGCAGAACCTGTCGCTTGCATGAATGACGCGTTTTTTATGTTACTTTCTTACACCCGTGCGACGTGGGTCGTTCCAGCGGAACGTGTTGTCGCTGACCGCCTCGCCGAACTTCTGGTTGGTCAGGCGGATCGTCGTCCGGTTGTTCTGACTGTCGAGCGCGACCCAGCCCTGCAGCATCAGCCCACCCGGCGCGCCCGCGTTGCGGACGAACACCAAGGTGATCCGGCCGTATTCCGGGTGCTTCGGATCGTTCGCCTCGACCGACACGATCCGCTGGTCGTAACCGGGAACGAGTTTGGCATAACGCGTGATGTCGCGGGTCGGGTCGAGCAGCACGCCCAGCGGCGAATTCTTGATCGGCCAGCGCTGCACCTGCTTCACCGAATAATCGATGAAGGTCAGCGCGCCGCCTTCCGCGACGATCAGGATCGGCACGCCCTTCTCGTATTGGAAGCGCAGCTTGCCGGGCTTCTTCAGCGTCAGCACGCCGGTCAGCACCTTGCCGTTGCGATCCGCCTGCGAGAAATTCGCGGTCATCGTCTCGACCGACTGGAGGTGCTTCTGCACGGCCGCGAGATCGCCGGTGGCCTGGGCTGCGATCGGCGCCGGTACGGCGGCGACCGATAGGGCGGTGATCGTAGCGATCACCGCGGGGCGGGTATTGAACATCGAAATCTCCTTGGAACGCGGACAATTGCCGCCCCGCGCTTGAACCGCCACTGAATTCGACGAGTTCCGTTACAGGGTAATCGCCGCCTTCATCCCTAGTACGCCGACGTCATTGGCGTCATGCACGCCACCGGGGTTGTGGACCCATTGCACGTTCGGGCGGAGCTCCAGCCACCGCGTCGGGTGGACGCTGTAGTATATCTCCGACGCATATTCCGCATCTTGCACCGCGGGCCGGGTCGGATCGAGCGCCTGGCGCTTGGCGACACGTCCGTTCACGTTGGTTCGCGCCACGCCGAAGCCGAGGATGTCGTTCGGCCGCCACGGTACCAGCCCCTTGTAGAACAGCCCGGCGGCGACCTGGTTGTCGGTGGTCGAGGTCGCGCGGTCGGCCTGCGTCGCGTTGAGGAACACGCTGAGCCCGGTGACCGACTTGCCGTCCTTCGAGGTGCCGGTGACCTGTTGCTGGATATTGAAATACACGCCGTAGCGCGCGCTGCGGCGGAGCGGTTCGAGGCCGGTGATCGCGATCGGCCGGCGGTTCACATCGTAGAACACGTCATCACCGTTCGACGTGTTGACCCAGCCGCCGACCTTGTATGCGCCAACGCGGCCGTCATCGTCGCCGCGACGCCATTCGGCCTCGACGGGGATCAGCGCGCCGGTCGCGCCGTGGAACCGGCCGATCACGAAGTCCTTTTCGAGGTTGCGCGGGTTCACTTCGTAGGCGGCGGTCTTCAGCGTGAGGTGGTCGTTGACGTCGTAGCGCAGCCGTGCGCCCCATTGGCCGACCGGCCAATTATACCAGTAATCGCCGACCAGATTGCCGGGCTGCGCGCCGCAGAAGCTGAGGTTCTGGAAATAGCAGGAGAATACCGCGAAATCCTCGCCGGGATTGGTACGGCCGATCTTCAGCTCGAGCTTTTCACCGAGTTTCTGCTCGTACCAGAATTGCGTCAGGCGCAGCGTCTGGCCGCGGCCGTACACTTCCTGCACCTGTTGCAGCACGCCGAGATTGGCATCCGCACCGAGATCGCGACCACGCCGATAGGTGAGGGTGGCCTGGAACGCACCGCCCTGCAGCCCGATCACCTTGTCGAGATCGAGCAGCACACCGACGTCGAACTGTCCCGTCTCGCGCAGCAGCTTCCGGTCGCCACCTGCGAAATTATAGCCGCTTTCCGAGGCATAACGCGCGCTGACGCCGATCCCGCGCTCGGTCAGGCGTTTGCGGATATCGAACCAGTCCGCGAACAGGCCGGGGGGCGGGGTGCGCTGCGTATCGGCGGTCAGCGCGGACGGGGAGAGATCGCTGTCGCGGCGGACACCCGCGCGGGGGCGGTGCTGGGTGTCGGTGGTGCTGCTGCCGGGGGTTTGCTTGGCGGTGTCCTGCGCGGAGACTTGGCCGGACATGGCTAGCGCCAACGCTGCTGTCGCATAGAACCGCCGATACCTCATTACGCCCACCTGTTTTTCGTAACTTGTATCAAGCCCGTAGAAGGGGTGTCGACTGTTCGAAAGCCTCTGGCAGCGCGGAGGACTCGGTGGCGGTCACTCCCTCTCGGTTCTCCCGCGAAAGCGGGAGCCCAGGGTTCCAGGCGGTATCGCTCGTGGCTCCTGGACCCCCGCGTTCGCGAGGGAACAGGGGGGGGGGGGGCAGGCGGTATGTAATTACAATCAGGGGAGAAAATTTGCCTACCCCCAACCTTAGATCGCATGCCCCTCGGTATCGCGCAGCACTTCGCGGCGGCCGACGTGATCGGGGCGGCCGACGATGCCGTCCTTTTCCATCCGCTCGATCAAGCGCGCGGCCGAATTGTAGCCGATCCGCAACTGGCGCTGCAGCCACGAGGTCGACGCCTTTTGCGACTCGCAGACCAGCTGGATCGCCTGGCGATATTGCTGGTCCTCCGCCGAATCCTCGCCGGTCGGCGAGCCTTCCAGCGCGAAGCTCTCTTCGGGCTCTTCAGTGACGGAAGAGATGTAATCCGGCAGCCCCTGCGAGCGCCAGTGATCCGCCACCAGCCGCACTTCGTCATCGGTCACGAACGGGCCGTGGACGCGAACGATGCCCTTGCCGCCCGGCATGTAGAGCATGTCGCCCTTGCCGAGCAGCTGCTCCGCACCCTGCTCACCAAGAATAGTGCGCGAATCGATCTTCGAGGTGACGTGGAAGCTGATCCGCGTCGGCAGGTTGGCCTTGATGACGCCGGTGATGACGTCGACCGACGGACGCTGCGTCGCCATGATCAGGTGGATGCCCGCCGCGCGCGCCTTCTGCGCGAGCCGCTGGATGAGGAATTCGACCTCCTTGCCCGCGGTCATCATCAGGTCGGCGAGCTCGTCGACGATTACCACGATCTGCGGCAGCACGTCGTATTCGAGCTTCTCCTCCTCGTACATCGGCGCGCCGGTGTCCGGATGATAGCCGGTCTGCACCTTCCGACCCAAAGGCTGCCCCTTGGCCTTCGCGCCGCGCACCTTGTCGTTGAAACCGGCGAGGCTGCGCACACCCACGGAGGACATCTGGCGATAACGATCCTCCATCGTCTCGACCGCCCATTTTAGCGCGCGGACGGCCTTGGCGGGGTCGGTGACGACCGGCGACAGCAGATGCGGAATGTCATCGTACATGCTCAGTTCGAGCATCTTGGGATCGATCATGATCATCCGGCACTGGTTCGGCGTGAGCTTGTACAGCAGCGACAGGATCATGCTGTTCAGGCCGACCGACTTGCCCGAACCAGTCGTACCAGCAACCAGCAGATGCGGCATCGGCGCGAGATCGGCGATCACCGAATCGCCCGCGATGTTCTTGCCGAGGATGATCGGCAGCTGCGCCGACTGATCCTCGAACGTCTGGCTGCCGACGAGTTCGTGCAAGGACACCGCCTCGCGCCGCGCATTCGGCAGCTCGATACCGATCACGTTGCGGCCCGGGATCACCGCGACGCGCGCCGAAATCGCGGACATGTTGCGCGCGATGTCGTCGGCCAGCGCGATCACGCGGCTCGCCTTGATGCCGGGCGCGGGCTCGAGTTCGTACATCGTCACGACCGGGCCCGGCCGCACCTCGATGATCGATCCCTTCACGTGGAAATCGTCGAGCACGTTCTCGAGCAGCCGTGCGTTGCGCTCGAGCCCAGCCTTATCGATCACGTTGCCCTGGCTCGGCGGCGACGGCGTCAGAAGGTCGAGGCTCGGCAACGTGAAATTGTCGCGCAGGTCGAGCGACGACTGG from Sphingomonas faeni encodes:
- a CDS encoding YdcF family protein; protein product: MVFGAAVRPDGSPSPTLARRIAFAAAAAARYVDADLFCSGAKGTHGPSEASVMAEVLAETVDRSRIHLDEASVDTLQSVVAATAFARAGKYAQCMICTDGYHQPRIRMLFAMLGMPASAIHVPHGGSRRYQLKMRTREAAAIPYDLVAGIGAIWRRKRG
- a CDS encoding DUF3576 domain-containing protein, whose protein sequence is MFRRSRIAVVLFALPLVACGGGSARPKADLAASKITTIGVNSYLWRASLDTLGFMPLLQTDSNGGVIVTDWYTNPQTPTERMKVTVSILDQDLRADALRVAALREVNRNGQWVSSPVQAATTQKLEDIILTKARDLRRASIAG
- the ribA gene encoding GTP cyclohydrolase II: MTNPRAAARAVDALRRGWPIAIDGLVLLAVETADAERLAAFDPEANGGVLISSGRAVTLKLANQLAAADPTEPVLVDRAPWIDFAAATALADPQFDLATPLKGPFRTLPVTDPEAAAAALRLARIAGLLPAFFLGTGEPEVGITTADIDAHEDANRLTLATRARLPVEGAEDAEIVAFRSPESADEHIALLIGQPNGQPPLVRLHSECLTGDVLGSLKCDCGPQLHAAIHAIRHSGWGILLYLRQEGRGIGLVNKLRAYALQDQGFDTVDANTRLGFAVDARDFGVAARMLTLLGQREVRLLTNNPAKVAGLEAAGVTVIERVPHFLPSNPHNAQYLATKRDRTGHQF
- the lptE gene encoding LPS assembly lipoprotein LptE translates to MKRLAILAGALVLSVTLSGCGLHPLYAGGSSGPVAGALGQVEIAPIAGKNGWLMATALRDRLPSNGAPALYRIDIRLDDQISGLGVRTDDSVSRERRTLRARYQLVRIGDGSVLLDATAGSDAGIDVVRSEYATIAAENTALERLSQIVADQIVARIALYARNTPAVAAAQATTPAK
- a CDS encoding YggS family pyridoxal phosphate-dependent enzyme; its protein translation is MIADDTTKLQAIRSRIAKAAEIADRRVTDVTLIAVSKTHPVEAIEPLLVEGQRVFGENRVQEASEKWPALREEYPDVELHLIGQLQSNKAAEAVALFDCIHAVDRPSLVTALGKAMAASDRRPDCFLQVNIGDEPQKGGCAIADLPALVEQARAAGLPIAGLMCLPPADVEPAPYFALLAKLARDHGLTGLSMGMSDDFETAVTIGATHVRIGSALFGARGVAA
- a CDS encoding HAD family hydrolase, which codes for MSISVRFDALLFDFDGVLIDSEAVGNRHIAEWLTAAGHPTTAEDSMANFMGLAGPQFIDAVERWIDRPLTDDFYAARKAEDERVMAAGVDAIEGAVAFVRSLPADLPKAIVSSSPVSWIARHLEHIGLRDAFGDHLYSGREHVTNGKPAPDLYLFGARQLGVDIARTAILEDSPVGATGAVASGGYVIGLSAGSHCNAEHGARLKAIGVDALAESFEDVARLLA
- the leuS gene encoding leucine--tRNA ligase, which produces MASRFNALKADAAWQKVWDERKTFAADDLSTKPRSYVLEMFPYPSGRIHMGHVRNYTMGDVLARFRRMKGMEVLHPMGWDAFGMPAENAAMEKGVHPGNWTRANIATMKAQLKRLGFALDWTRELATCEPEYYGHEQALFLDLFAAGLVYRKESAVNWDPVDMTVLANEQVIDGRGWRSGALVERRKLSQWFLKITDFADELVDGLGALEHWPDKVKLMQENWIGRSQGLQFKFQLTAPFPLAGGVGGGPDTNATVAIGGASPPLTPPASGRGIESVEVFTTRPDTMFGSSFVAVAADHPIARAIAETNPDAAAFIELCKRGGTTAAELDTQEKLGFDTGIRAVHPLDKTWHLPVYIANFVLMEYGTGAVFGVPAHDQRDLDFARKYDLPVKRVVSEGDDEAPVFVGDTAWTGAGSLVNSHFLDGMDIEDAKRTVIERAEGEGWGKGTTVFRLRDWGVSRQRYWGTPIPIIHCDACGAVPVPKDQLPIVLPEDVSFDIPGNPLDRHPTWKHVPCPSCGGDARRETDTLDTFVDSSWYFIRFASQPDAKPFDRAGAEKWLPVNQYIGGVEHAILHLLYARFWTRALKHIGMLDIAEPFAGLFTQGMVTHETYSRGDAGDTQPEIDTDEDDSSDAPVKTKWLSPDEVRKIDAGYIEIATGGPVTVGRVTKMSKSKKNTVDPEPIVDQYGADAVRWFVLSDSPPERDLPWSESGIEGAWRFVQRLWRLIESDDAAKAEGDDVALRKLCHRTTVGIESDINALQFNKAVARLYSLCTAIEKAPPSADREQGVRTLLLLVSPMVPHVAEEAWATAGNDGLIADAAWPIVDPAMLVDDEVTIAVQVNGKLRDTLVFAKGAPKDEVEAAALASEKIVRLLEGNPPRKVIVVPDRLVNIVA
- a CDS encoding thiamine phosphate synthase, with the translated sequence MARRNPIPARWLMTDERMGSALWRALTRLPPGSGVVFRHYATPEPERRALLRRVKRIAQARRLVVVVAGKSTITADGVHGRARTDGIRTWPAHSRREALAGKREEADALFVSPIHATRSHDGAVGIGPAQAMRIGRGLGIPMIALGGMNESRWRQIRRFGFHGWAAIDAWLPTTRRRPDERQDPE